Proteins from a genomic interval of Deltaproteobacteria bacterium:
- a CDS encoding polyprenyl synthetase family protein, whose protein sequence is MTGVDDFVRAIEAHMRVAIVSSPITAPASRLLDAGGKRLRARLVWWAAAACREPLPATTELLIRAGSAIELAHLGSLIHDDLVDGAETRRGVATLHRTHGARAATDAGTAIAHLANELAAGLGIHARRAVRRALLATCRGQIRELAAPFVAVAPRTRLAVMQEKTGAFFQLAADLGAILVGADRASRAAVARFARRFGVAFQIADDILDLTGDPADLGRTNGADLRDGVLTLPILLTNDPERRLPPLLERIRRTRDASAVAGCAALVIQGGGVAAASAVAEWWLGRAVEALASLPGREACDHLVALAQTGIMRGLRVALPRFADESHAPRRQPSAASFVIRHTRRDADIAPKVPPRLVHVLDWLHPSLSVMAASRAADRVVDAHRMRLREHLCDGRRWSPDAMLAAEAIALAHALADEDSLERDPVRTLALVDGLHCAAIGFLSIAPTSREHAQMAARARRLVADREPCDQPPELRRPHGQPVAHLTA, encoded by the coding sequence ATGACCGGGGTCGACGACTTCGTTCGCGCGATCGAGGCGCACATGCGCGTCGCGATCGTGAGCTCGCCGATCACGGCGCCGGCCTCGCGCCTCCTCGACGCCGGCGGGAAGCGCCTGCGCGCGCGGCTCGTGTGGTGGGCGGCCGCCGCCTGCCGAGAGCCGCTCCCCGCCACCACCGAGCTGCTGATTCGCGCAGGCTCCGCCATCGAGCTCGCACACCTGGGGTCCTTGATCCACGACGACCTCGTGGACGGCGCCGAGACCCGGCGCGGAGTCGCGACGCTCCATCGCACACACGGAGCGCGCGCGGCGACGGACGCCGGCACCGCGATCGCCCATCTCGCCAACGAGCTCGCGGCCGGACTCGGTATCCATGCCCGCCGGGCGGTGCGTCGAGCGCTCCTCGCAACGTGCCGCGGTCAGATCCGCGAACTCGCCGCGCCGTTCGTTGCCGTCGCCCCCCGCACACGCCTCGCCGTCATGCAGGAGAAGACCGGGGCGTTCTTCCAGCTCGCGGCCGATCTCGGCGCCATCCTCGTCGGCGCCGACCGAGCATCCCGCGCGGCGGTCGCGCGTTTCGCCCGCCGATTCGGGGTCGCATTCCAAATCGCCGACGACATCCTCGATCTCACCGGCGACCCCGCCGATCTCGGCCGCACCAACGGCGCCGATCTCCGCGACGGCGTTCTCACGCTGCCCATTCTTCTCACGAACGATCCGGAGCGGCGGCTGCCGCCGCTGCTCGAACGCATCCGGCGCACCAGAGATGCGAGTGCCGTCGCCGGCTGCGCCGCGCTCGTGATCCAAGGTGGCGGAGTCGCCGCCGCGAGTGCGGTCGCCGAGTGGTGGCTCGGGCGCGCCGTCGAAGCCCTCGCGAGCCTCCCGGGGCGGGAAGCCTGCGACCATCTGGTCGCGCTCGCACAGACTGGCATCATGCGGGGGCTGCGCGTTGCCCTGCCGAGGTTCGCGGATGAGTCTCACGCTCCCCGAAGGCAGCCGTCCGCGGCATCGTTCGTGATCCGACACACGCGCCGCGATGCGGACATCGCGCCCAAGGTGCCGCCCCGGTTGGTTCACGTCCTGGATTGGCTCCATCCGAGCCTCTCCGTAATGGCCGCCTCCCGAGCGGCGGATCGCGTGGTCGACGCGCACCGGATGCGTCTTCGTGAGCACCTCTGTGACGGACGACGATGGTCGCCGGACGCGATGCTCGCGGCAGAGGCAATCGCGCTCGCGCACGCCCTCGCCGATGAAGACAGCTTGGAGCGTGATCCCGTCCGGACGCTCGCGCTCGTCGATGGGCTCCATTGCGCGGCGATCGGATTCCTGTCGATCGCACCCACGTCGCGGGAGCACGCCCAGATGGCGGCGCGAGCCCGGCGGCTCGTAGCGGACCGCGAGCCGTGCGACCAGCCACCGGAGCTCCGCCGCCCCCACGGGCAGCCGGTGGCGCATCTCACGGCGTGA
- a CDS encoding PadR family transcriptional regulator produces the protein MLLRYAILGLLDGQELHGYRIKSVFEDRIGPAWSLNFGQIYQTLKDLRRRGLVEGRFDQGDGHIGRWVYTVTAKGRRSLDTWLRRSPKQPQPIRDEIFIRLLVLDRKDRDASLNQVARQEHVYREHLTHLTVHRRSLEPVNTEERLLNSLAADAALFHAEAHLKWLEHCRATLLAWQPSDDPSTVKGSLSAKPTRPSKAPR, from the coding sequence ATGCTGCTGCGCTACGCGATCCTCGGCCTCCTGGATGGGCAGGAGCTCCACGGCTACCGCATCAAAAGCGTCTTCGAGGACCGGATCGGCCCCGCCTGGTCGTTGAACTTCGGACAGATCTACCAGACGTTGAAGGACCTGCGTCGGCGCGGCCTCGTCGAAGGCCGCTTCGATCAGGGTGACGGCCACATCGGGCGCTGGGTCTATACCGTCACGGCGAAGGGACGGCGCTCGCTCGATACGTGGCTCAGGCGCTCCCCGAAGCAGCCCCAGCCGATCCGCGACGAGATCTTCATCCGCCTCCTCGTGCTCGACCGCAAGGATCGCGACGCGTCGCTGAATCAGGTGGCCCGCCAGGAGCACGTCTATCGCGAGCACTTGACCCACCTGACCGTCCATCGCCGCAGCCTCGAACCGGTGAACACGGAAGAGCGTCTGCTCAACTCGCTCGCCGCCGACGCGGCCCTCTTCCACGCCGAGGCCCACCTGAAATGGCTCGAGCATTGCCGAGCGACGCTCCTCGCCTGGCAGCCGAGTGACGACCCGTCAACGGTCAAGGGTTCGCTCTCGGCGAAGCCGACACGCCCGTCGAAAGCACCTCGATGA
- a CDS encoding CAP domain-containing protein, which translates to MTRPDARPHRRRRAWHVGVLACALIVSGCAVADGRSLAIAAADAASSRPCPAADASGVVTRVNEARRRAGLPGLGSDANLARIAAARSAGMAFEKRLSHSGWEHALRRAGLRDDQIGENVAYNYADPEAVMAGWMRSPGHRANILRPAFKRIGIGCVIDERGHRWWTQDFAG; encoded by the coding sequence GTGACGCGACCCGACGCGCGGCCGCACCGGCGGCGACGAGCTTGGCACGTCGGCGTGCTGGCGTGCGCGCTGATCGTCTCCGGGTGCGCCGTCGCCGACGGCCGCTCCCTCGCGATCGCGGCGGCCGACGCGGCCTCGTCGCGTCCCTGCCCCGCCGCCGACGCGAGCGGCGTCGTGACGCGCGTGAACGAGGCGCGCCGCCGCGCCGGACTCCCCGGCCTCGGCAGCGACGCCAACCTCGCGCGCATCGCCGCCGCGCGCTCGGCCGGGATGGCCTTCGAGAAACGCCTCTCGCACAGCGGCTGGGAGCACGCGCTTCGCCGCGCCGGCCTCCGGGACGACCAGATCGGCGAGAACGTCGCCTACAACTACGCCGATCCCGAAGCCGTGATGGCGGGGTGGATGCGGAGCCCAGGCCACCGCGCCAACATCCTGCGGCCCGCCTTCAAGCGGATCGGCATCGGCTGCGTGATCGACGAGCGCGGCCACCGCTGGTGGACGCAGGACTTCGCCGGCTGA
- a CDS encoding metallophosphoesterase family protein codes for MIRTAVFALCLVVTSATAAGAVAIVCPGAAPGCGPIVQNPANDPTTMTILWWTDEAATEDDVVEYGTTTALGSAKQQGQPACEFGDPGTCHRVDLTGLTPGTTYHYQLRTNGAVVRPVSASVGFETLQAPAGATSTISWAIVGDFGAYDGGAWCYASGTCPSQKIANQIAARNPDLLITVGDNEYGTSQGVNTVTSWSSKVLGIFRETLERTPAFFTIGNHDLRYGSVGNELGDADLTVWPSTPQKMIFAAPTNGHIGGDREEAWYYVTSGDALFVVANTNWGPTGAQDWATGADEKAWLREVLCTNSVTATKKWKFLFVHHLPYSCGNGWCHAGSAGIGMGCRADADCGTGGVCRRNASGSHMPTRFRIGPIAEDCGVDVVFDGHEHFWERTRFMDDFDGSSATSDPSAVAPNIDGKGTYYVTCGGGGGQLDGQATAIGGLPTDEGGQVCRSADGQPPWVQTGCGYNGQNDLCSYSRKYSFGYVTLTDNTTLTVTGVDEDGTTFDSWTLTDGAATPTATATPVSSATPTLTPTRTATPTATRTATATPTATRTPTATPTATPTATRTATATPTATPTATRTATAIPTATPTPTSAPTRTATPVPTPTLVPTPSPTASSVLVPTPTATSDVLPVPTVTPGNETTACPALAMLGCRRALRPDGGALTLTDRTPDKNDGVAWRWSRGSAVLRSVFGNPLATTSYRLCVYDGGGSLVLAAVAPAGGVCGSRTERACWRAVRRGFSYRNPDRAVGAVQALDLREGSKENAARVAIRGRGPLLDMPSLAMLALPLTVQLQSSDGVCWESGYSPPASRHSAKSLVDRAD; via the coding sequence ATGATCCGGACCGCCGTGTTCGCTCTCTGCCTCGTCGTGACCTCGGCCACCGCCGCCGGGGCGGTCGCGATCGTCTGCCCGGGCGCCGCGCCTGGGTGTGGACCCATCGTCCAGAACCCCGCCAACGATCCGACCACCATGACGATCCTCTGGTGGACCGACGAGGCCGCCACGGAGGACGACGTCGTCGAGTACGGGACCACCACCGCGCTTGGCAGCGCGAAGCAGCAGGGGCAGCCGGCGTGCGAGTTCGGCGACCCCGGGACGTGCCACCGCGTGGACCTCACCGGCCTGACGCCGGGGACCACCTATCACTACCAGCTCCGCACCAACGGCGCGGTCGTGCGGCCCGTGAGCGCCTCGGTCGGCTTCGAGACGCTCCAGGCGCCCGCCGGCGCCACCAGCACGATCAGCTGGGCGATCGTCGGCGACTTCGGTGCCTACGACGGCGGGGCCTGGTGCTACGCGAGCGGCACCTGCCCGTCGCAGAAGATCGCCAACCAGATCGCGGCCAGGAATCCCGATCTCCTGATCACCGTCGGCGACAACGAGTACGGCACTTCCCAGGGCGTCAACACGGTGACGAGCTGGTCGAGCAAGGTCCTCGGCATCTTCCGGGAGACGCTCGAGCGCACCCCGGCGTTCTTCACGATCGGCAACCACGATCTACGCTACGGCTCGGTCGGCAACGAGCTCGGCGATGCGGACCTGACCGTCTGGCCGTCGACGCCGCAGAAGATGATCTTCGCGGCGCCGACGAACGGGCACATCGGCGGCGATCGCGAGGAGGCATGGTACTACGTCACCTCCGGCGATGCGTTGTTCGTGGTCGCGAATACGAATTGGGGACCGACGGGCGCGCAAGACTGGGCGACGGGTGCCGACGAGAAGGCGTGGCTCCGCGAGGTCCTCTGCACGAACAGCGTCACGGCAACGAAGAAGTGGAAGTTCCTCTTTGTGCATCACCTGCCGTACTCGTGTGGGAACGGATGGTGTCATGCCGGCAGCGCCGGGATCGGTATGGGCTGCCGCGCCGACGCGGACTGTGGAACGGGCGGGGTGTGTCGTCGGAACGCGAGCGGCAGCCACATGCCGACCCGCTTTCGCATCGGGCCGATCGCGGAGGACTGCGGCGTCGACGTCGTCTTCGACGGGCACGAGCACTTCTGGGAGAGGACGCGCTTTATGGACGACTTCGACGGGTCGTCCGCCACGAGCGATCCGTCCGCGGTCGCGCCGAACATCGACGGCAAGGGCACGTACTACGTGACGTGCGGGGGCGGAGGCGGGCAGCTCGACGGCCAGGCGACCGCGATCGGCGGATTGCCGACGGACGAGGGCGGCCAGGTGTGTCGCTCGGCCGACGGGCAACCGCCGTGGGTGCAGACGGGCTGCGGCTACAACGGGCAGAACGACCTGTGCAGCTACAGCCGGAAGTACTCCTTCGGGTACGTCACGCTCACGGACAACACGACGCTCACGGTCACCGGCGTCGACGAGGACGGGACGACGTTCGATAGCTGGACGTTGACCGATGGCGCCGCGACGCCGACCGCGACCGCGACGCCTGTCTCGAGTGCGACGCCGACGCTCACCCCGACGCGAACGGCGACCCCGACGGCCACCCGGACGGCCACGGCGACCCCGACGGCGACTCGGACGCCCACGGCGACCCCGACGGCGACGCCGACGGCGACCCGGACGGCCACGGCGACCCCGACGGCGACGCCGACGGCCACCCGGACGGCCACGGCGATTCCGACGGCCACCCCGACGCCCACCTCGGCGCCGACCCGCACCGCGACTCCGGTCCCTACTCCGACGCTCGTCCCGACGCCGAGCCCTACGGCCAGCTCAGTGCTCGTGCCGACGCCGACGGCGACGTCGGACGTGCTCCCGGTCCCGACGGTGACGCCGGGGAACGAGACGACCGCCTGTCCGGCGCTGGCGATGCTCGGGTGTCGTCGCGCGCTCCGGCCGGACGGCGGCGCGCTCACGCTCACCGATCGGACGCCCGACAAGAACGACGGCGTCGCCTGGCGCTGGAGTCGCGGATCCGCGGTGTTGCGGAGCGTCTTCGGGAATCCCCTCGCGACGACCTCCTACCGGCTCTGCGTGTACGATGGCGGCGGGTCGCTCGTGCTCGCCGCCGTCGCCCCGGCGGGCGGCGTCTGCGGTTCGCGGACCGAGCGGGCGTGCTGGCGTGCCGTGCGCCGCGGATTTTCGTATCGCAATCCCGACCGCGCGGTCGGCGCCGTGCAAGCCCTCGACCTCCGCGAGGGCAGCAAGGAGAACGCCGCGCGCGTGGCGATCCGCGGCCGCGGACCGCTGCTCGACATGCCGAGCCTCGCCATGCTGGCGCTGCCGCTCACGGTGCAGCTCCAGTCGAGCGACGGCGTGTGCTGGGAGTCGGGCTACTCGCCGCCGGCGAGCCGGCACTCCGCGAAATCGCTCGTCGACCGCGCCGACTGA
- a CDS encoding MGMT family protein → MIARPRRARLARARGRDAPPFHRLVYRLVRRIPRGKVATYGQVAAILGQPRGARAVGTALGALRDADVDAVPWQRVIGAAGRCTHRDGFQAGIQQEMLEAEGVVFDRRGYVDFTTVRWKGPRREWTTTLRGEL, encoded by the coding sequence ATGATCGCGCGCCCGCGCCGGGCGCGGCTGGCGCGGGCGCGGGGCCGCGACGCGCCGCCCTTCCATCGCCTCGTGTACCGCCTCGTACGGCGCATCCCGCGCGGTAAGGTCGCGACCTACGGCCAGGTCGCGGCGATTCTCGGGCAACCGCGCGGCGCCCGCGCCGTCGGCACGGCGCTCGGCGCGCTCCGCGACGCGGACGTCGACGCCGTGCCGTGGCAGCGGGTGATCGGCGCCGCCGGGCGCTGCACCCACCGCGACGGCTTCCAGGCCGGGATCCAGCAGGAGATGCTCGAGGCCGAGGGCGTCGTGTTCGACCGGCGCGGCTACGTCGACTTCACGACCGTGCGCTGGAAGGGCCCGCGCCGCGAGTGGACGACCACGCTACGCGGTGAGCTCTAG
- a CDS encoding HIT family protein: MSHECPFCDLGDRVLAENELAVVVRDLEPASPGHTLVIPKRHSESFFDLTSAEVAACHALLRSEREHLAKQHRPDGYNIGVNDGAAAGQSVAHSYFHLIPRYAGDHPDPRGGVRHVIPTRR; this comes from the coding sequence ATGAGCCACGAGTGTCCCTTCTGTGACCTGGGGGATCGGGTGCTCGCCGAGAACGAGCTGGCGGTGGTGGTGCGCGATCTGGAGCCCGCGTCCCCCGGCCATACCCTGGTCATCCCGAAGCGTCACAGCGAGAGTTTTTTCGATCTCACGAGCGCCGAAGTGGCGGCCTGCCACGCCCTCCTGCGGAGCGAGCGCGAGCACCTCGCCAAGCAACACCGCCCCGACGGCTACAACATCGGCGTGAACGACGGTGCGGCCGCCGGCCAGTCGGTGGCGCACTCCTATTTCCACCTGATCCCGCGCTATGCCGGCGACCATCCCGACCCGCGCGGCGGGGTGCGTCACGTCATTCCGACCCGTCGCTGA
- a CDS encoding 1-acyl-sn-glycerol-3-phosphate acyltransferase gives MFRDAFGRLRVIRWGMINLGGYLTVLQLRVLNRLRIEGVEILKQLPSRGVLLVSNHLTHYMDSIVVFHSVSYLRRPYLIWPRTDLYIVAALETMRSQGWLPRMMAYNGTICVKRSWKEGDRAVQRPVDPEDVRKIGTGLDGGWVLTYPQGTTTPGAPGRIGCARIIKEFRPIVVPVRLDGLREAFDKTGLKLRKLGSELSIRYGRPLDIDYDGSLSDILRTVMLGIGEADPDAVRASA, from the coding sequence ATGTTCAGAGACGCGTTCGGGCGGCTACGGGTGATTCGCTGGGGGATGATCAATCTCGGTGGGTATCTCACCGTCCTGCAGCTGCGGGTCTTGAACCGCCTGCGGATCGAGGGCGTCGAGATCCTGAAGCAGCTGCCGTCGCGCGGCGTGCTGCTGGTCTCGAACCACTTGACGCACTACATGGACTCGATCGTCGTCTTCCACTCGGTGAGCTATCTCCGCCGTCCGTACCTGATCTGGCCGCGCACCGACCTCTACATCGTGGCCGCGCTCGAGACGATGCGCTCGCAGGGCTGGCTGCCGCGCATGATGGCCTACAACGGCACCATCTGCGTCAAGCGATCCTGGAAGGAAGGCGACCGCGCGGTCCAGCGCCCGGTCGATCCCGAAGACGTCCGCAAGATCGGCACCGGCCTCGACGGCGGCTGGGTCCTCACGTACCCGCAGGGCACGACCACGCCGGGGGCGCCGGGGCGGATCGGCTGCGCGCGCATCATCAAGGAGTTCCGGCCGATCGTGGTTCCGGTGCGGCTCGACGGGCTGCGCGAAGCGTTCGACAAGACCGGGCTCAAGCTGCGCAAGCTCGGGAGCGAGCTGAGCATCCGTTACGGCCGGCCGCTCGACATCGACTACGACGGGTCGCTCTCCGACATCCTGCGAACGGTCATGCTCGGGATCGGCGAGGCCGATCCGGACGCCGTGCGCGCGAGCGCGTGA
- a CDS encoding NADPH:quinone oxidoreductase family protein: protein MRAVVCKEFGPPERLVVEELPTPEITDHQVLVDVKACGVNFPDLLIIENKYQFKPPLPFSPGGEISGVVRKVGAQVTTLKPGDRVLGAPGFGGFAEELAIDARLCVPIPDAMPFDVAAAFLFTYGTSHYALKDRAALRPGETLLVLGAAGGVGLAAVELGKAMGAKVIAAASSAEKLRVCREHGADEGIDYSKEDLKERIKALTGGNGADVVYDPVGGDFSEQAFRSIAWEGRFLVIGFAAGPIPKIPLNLVLLKGAQIVGVFWGSFTMRDPARHQANIRELMDWYAAGKLKPRISATYPLARVADALGDLAARRVKGKVVLVP from the coding sequence ATGCGCGCCGTCGTTTGCAAGGAGTTCGGACCGCCGGAACGTCTCGTCGTCGAGGAGCTGCCGACGCCCGAGATCACCGATCATCAAGTCCTGGTCGACGTGAAGGCGTGCGGGGTCAACTTCCCCGACCTCCTGATCATCGAGAACAAGTACCAGTTCAAGCCGCCGCTGCCGTTCTCGCCCGGCGGCGAGATCTCGGGCGTCGTACGGAAGGTCGGCGCGCAGGTGACGACACTGAAGCCCGGCGACCGCGTGCTCGGCGCCCCCGGGTTCGGCGGGTTCGCCGAGGAGCTCGCGATCGACGCCCGGCTCTGTGTGCCGATCCCGGACGCCATGCCGTTCGACGTCGCGGCGGCATTCCTCTTCACCTACGGGACGTCGCACTACGCGCTAAAGGACCGCGCGGCGCTGCGGCCGGGCGAGACCCTGCTGGTGCTCGGCGCGGCCGGCGGCGTCGGCCTCGCCGCGGTCGAGCTCGGAAAGGCGATGGGCGCGAAGGTGATCGCGGCCGCCTCGTCGGCCGAGAAGCTCCGGGTCTGCCGCGAGCACGGCGCCGACGAGGGCATCGACTATTCCAAGGAAGACCTGAAGGAGCGCATCAAGGCGCTCACCGGCGGCAACGGCGCCGACGTCGTCTACGATCCCGTCGGCGGCGACTTCTCGGAGCAGGCCTTCCGCTCGATCGCCTGGGAGGGGCGCTTCCTCGTGATCGGCTTCGCCGCGGGCCCGATCCCGAAGATCCCGCTGAACCTCGTGCTGCTCAAGGGCGCGCAGATCGTCGGCGTCTTCTGGGGCTCGTTCACCATGCGCGACCCCGCGCGGCACCAGGCGAACATCCGCGAGCTCATGGATTGGTACGCGGCCGGCAAGCTGAAGCCGCGCATCTCCGCGACCTATCCGCTCGCGCGTGTCGCCGACGCGCTCGGGGATCTCGCGGCCCGACGCGTGAAGGGCAAGGTCGTCCTGGTCCCGTGA
- a CDS encoding SDR family NAD(P)-dependent oxidoreductase, producing the protein MSGECAGKVALVTGASRGIGAAIAERLAAAGAAVAAVARSLDSHPPKLPGTLRETVARITDAGGRAVAIQGDVLDAASRARIVAEARAALGPIDVLVNNAATGPYRVFEAFTARDFARTFECNVRAPFELCQLVLPDMRARRRGWIVNVSSATAEHPSGPPFVDWERFGGHLLYASSKAALNRFTTGLAAELAEEGIAVNALAPVAAVLTPGVRAKGIDQWIPASMVEPVEVIAEAALALSCCDPKTTNGRVAYSARLLEELGRPVRTLRGEAR; encoded by the coding sequence GTGAGCGGGGAGTGCGCGGGGAAGGTCGCGCTCGTGACGGGCGCGAGCCGGGGCATCGGCGCGGCCATCGCGGAGCGCCTCGCCGCCGCCGGCGCGGCGGTCGCGGCCGTCGCGCGCAGCCTCGACAGCCACCCCCCGAAGCTCCCGGGCACGCTGCGCGAGACGGTGGCGCGCATCACCGACGCCGGGGGGCGGGCGGTTGCGATCCAGGGGGACGTGCTCGACGCGGCGTCGCGCGCGCGCATCGTCGCCGAGGCGCGCGCCGCTCTCGGTCCGATCGACGTCCTCGTCAACAACGCCGCGACCGGACCGTATCGCGTCTTCGAGGCCTTCACCGCCCGCGACTTCGCCCGCACGTTCGAGTGCAACGTGCGCGCGCCGTTCGAGCTCTGTCAGCTCGTGCTCCCCGACATGCGCGCGCGGCGGCGCGGGTGGATCGTGAACGTCTCGTCGGCGACCGCCGAGCACCCGTCGGGACCGCCGTTCGTCGACTGGGAGCGCTTCGGCGGCCATCTCCTCTACGCCAGCAGCAAGGCGGCGCTGAACCGCTTCACGACCGGACTCGCGGCGGAGCTCGCGGAGGAGGGCATCGCGGTGAACGCGCTCGCGCCGGTCGCCGCCGTCCTCACGCCGGGGGTGCGGGCGAAGGGAATCGACCAATGGATTCCCGCGTCGATGGTGGAGCCGGTCGAGGTGATCGCCGAGGCGGCGCTGGCGCTCTCGTGCTGCGATCCGAAGACGACGAACGGCCGCGTCGCCTACAGCGCGCGGCTGCTCGAGGAGCTCGGCCGCCCGGTGCGCACCCTGCGCGGCGAGGCGCGGTGA
- a CDS encoding SDR family oxidoreductase — protein MSGDARDLAGRTALVTGAARGIGRAIAVLLAERGAAVGVNDVLPEAAETAAGIRASGRRSEAAVFDVADADAVRAGVGVLSERLGPIDVLVNCAAIVHNVAPVAAMPRADWQRDLAVNLGGAFNLIQAVIGAMAERGWGRIVNISSIAATGGWRNQSGYAASKAGLLGLTETVALEHGRDGITCYAVLPGLVATELMQMMPDDLRARAVRGIPVNRIGTMREVAEVVAFLASDRAGYVNGAVIHVDGGGRLNTGSLRF, from the coding sequence GTGAGCGGCGACGCCCGGGACCTGGCGGGGAGGACCGCGCTCGTGACCGGGGCGGCGCGCGGGATCGGTCGCGCGATCGCCGTGCTCTTGGCCGAGCGTGGAGCGGCCGTCGGCGTGAACGACGTGCTGCCCGAGGCGGCGGAGACCGCCGCCGGGATCCGCGCCTCGGGTCGTCGATCCGAGGCGGCCGTGTTCGACGTCGCGGACGCGGACGCCGTGCGTGCCGGCGTCGGCGTTCTGTCCGAGCGGCTCGGCCCGATCGACGTGCTCGTGAACTGCGCCGCGATCGTCCACAACGTCGCGCCGGTCGCCGCGATGCCGCGGGCCGACTGGCAGCGCGATCTCGCGGTGAACCTCGGCGGCGCCTTCAATCTGATCCAGGCCGTGATCGGCGCGATGGCCGAGCGCGGCTGGGGCCGCATCGTCAACATCTCGTCGATCGCGGCGACGGGCGGCTGGCGCAATCAGTCCGGGTACGCGGCGAGCAAGGCCGGCCTGCTCGGGCTCACCGAGACCGTGGCGCTCGAGCACGGGCGCGACGGCATCACGTGCTACGCGGTGCTTCCCGGCCTCGTCGCGACCGAGCTGATGCAGATGATGCCCGACGATCTCCGGGCGCGGGCCGTGAGGGGGATTCCCGTGAACCGGATCGGCACGATGCGGGAGGTGGCGGAGGTCGTCGCCTTCCTCGCGTCCGACCGGGCGGGATACGTGAATGGCGCCGTCATCCACGTCGACGGCGGCGGCCGGTTGAACACGGGGAGCCTGCGGTTCTGA